The sequence ctctgatgagacactcggcaaacatcctCACATGCCCTGCACGCGCCCGTTCCCGTGGGGTGGCGTTCAGGCCGTTATTGTTTGCCGAATGCCGGCTacgggacactcggcaaacccagATTTTACAAGTGCCTGACAgtaaacactcggcaaacaatgtCACGTGCACCGTACACGACTGTTACCACGACCGTTACTCCGTTACCCCGACCTGTACCAGTTACCACGTCCGTTAAAGTTACTAGTTGCCGAGTGCGAGGTGTAGGACACTCGGCAACGTTCTGTCAATGCCGAGTGCATTATGCTGGCACTCGGCATCGAGtcacctttgccgagtgtctttttTGGCTCTCGGCAAAGTTAGAGAAAAACATTTTCATTTACCCTCCAAACTTTTTTCTCTGTTATTATAGTATGTGATGGACATCATATATAATTTTGGTAAATTATCCTTGAAGTTTACCATATTTACATTATTTATTTCATTAAAAGCGTATTTTGTggataattcaaatttgaactacaAAATGTAGTGCAATTCGTGGATAATTAATGGAAAAagtatattcatgttattgagtCCAATTTGATGCGTTGTCCAAGAATTCCAAGGAAAATTCGACCATCTTATTCAGGAGATATGGCAATGTATTTGTGGCCGAATagattttaaattctataaaacTCAAACGTTGtcctaaaattttgaaatttgtcTTGCAATCATGATATCATATGTCGATGCTGTGAAAAAAATTGAGGACATTTCACAAAAGTTATCACATATGTTAGTTATAAGATGAAGTTTCTCGTAAAAGGTTCAAGAGAGCTGTGAATGGTAGAGTTAAGATTTTGAGTCCAAGTGACAATCAAATTGATTTTTGACTTCAAACTTTTTGTGTAGGCAATGATCATGATGGAATGATGTATGTTTAATTTTCATTATTTTTGTGGCCATTTGATaatattagattttttttccgcTGCATCTATGTATGTAATATCAATATGAACTTATACTACATGAAATAATGGAATTTTTTCGCTAAAACATGTtacatttttttatatatgcAATAGacatcataaattaattattgtTAAATTTTGGGTATTTAAattgtttcataatttttaatttattttgtcaAATGTAGAGAATTAGTCTATATAAATGGAAATATAGCTAATAGTGATTGaaataatataatatttttCGTTAAAGCATGAAATAAGAATTGTTTCGTGAAATATAAATTTTGAAATGAAATGTCGAATTTCATTCAAAGGAATATGTGAAAACAAAATTTGTATTCAAAGGAGTTGAGTTAAAACAAATaatgactttgccgagtgccagattaGGGCACTCGGCATAGCTTTCTTGaattgccgagtgccagatcacggcactcggcaaagccagtgtttgccgagtgccacatcTCGGCACTCGGCATAGAGGCGCCAGCTCGCAAATAACTTAGCCGCGCCGCCACACccgcacacacacaaacacacccaCGCACAGGCCAGccatgccgccgcgccgccgctccacgccgccgAGCCAGCTCCCCGTCGCCGCAGCCCCTccacgccgcctccacgcccacGGCCGGAGCTGCCCGCCCCGGTGCGCGCCACACCCCCGCAAGGCCGCCACCTCCCTTCCCGGCCGGCGCTCGCCCCGCCCCCGTCCGAGCGGAGATCGCCCCGCCCCCGGACCCCGGCACGAGTAGCAGCGGCGCCCCTGGCTCCCGAAGCCCCTGCCCCCGACGCTTGGCTCCCGGCCTCCGTGCCCGCCccgcccccggcggccgcccCCGACCCGGAGTGCCGGTCCCCGCCTGGACGGCCGCCCCGGCTCCCGGCCCTGCCGCACCTGCCCCCGGCgcctgcccccgccgcccggTCCCTGCGCCTGCCCCCGCCCAAGGCAGGTTGTGATTTCCCTGCTCAAGGTACGTGCCCTCCCCCTGATGGCAATTATTAGATGGTCTGGCACAGATTGCTTTGCCTGTGGTAGATTGGATGAGTTTGTTTCCATTTAGTGTAGTATCTCGCTATGAAAAGGACGTGAAACATCACCAGTGTGCTGTTTTGGGCTTTAGGGGTATCGGGCTCCGTCCCCGCCCCCGGCGCCAGAACTGCGTGTTCGGCGAGAGCACATCGAGAGCACCGGAACCGCCCGTGACGTGTTCGGTGAAAAGCCGGAACCACGAGTCCACTTCATGCCGGCCACGACTACACCGCCGACTCTCGGTAAGCAATGCAACTACTCCCATTATTGATAATGTTCATAGATCATGCAACCGCAACTCAGTTAGATGTCTCCCGTTTGGAAGAGATACAGTTGAAGATATGCGGTTTTTTGCATATCTATAACTGTATCTTTTCCGAATTGTCCATGTTttttttggacagcccgaggatgcATAGATACGGTTAGTTTTCATGGTCCAATTCTATCTGAGATAGTCTCGGCATCACCTTcccgttgttctccggatacacaatctccctttcgggacgtgtatctggagaacagcggggaggtgctgctgAAATTTTGTCTCGGATGGTAGTGGATCATGAAAACTGATCAtatctacgcatcctcgggtgggattaggacctgcCTTCACCTATTAGAATGTAGGGACAACATGTAGATGCATTTGATTTTTATTGTACTCACTCCGGTCtagaggatggatgaccgtCATTGGATGTACACGGGCCGTCCAAGTCAGGCTACCATGACCGATGAATGGATTCGAAAGACCAATGATTTTTTGGAAGCCGCGTGGAGTCAGGCTGAAGGATCGAGTTTCTTGTGGTGCCCGTGCAATAGATGTGGAAATAAGAAACGGAAAATGAAGAAGGTTATGGGCCAACATCTTTGCAAGTATGGATTTACGCCggactatacccggtggatctttCATGGTGAAGGCCAccgtatgagggacgaggtcgtgaggcaacgcatcgatgatTGTGATACTGATGGTGGGGTTGGAGACATGTTACATGACTATCATGAAGCACATTTCGGTGAACgaccgcaggaggaggagccagaggcatcCGCAAAGGTGTATttcgagatgttggaggctgcACAGAAACCACTTCACGGTCATACAAAGGTTTCTCAGCTGGACGGCATCAGACGGCTAATGGCCTTGAAGTCTCAGTTTAGCCTGGGCCGAGACGCCTTCGACAGTCTGTTGACCGTGTTTGGAAGCATGCTTCTAGAAAATCACATTCTGCCATAGTCAATGTATCAGGCACAGAAAATTCTCGGTGCacttaagatgccatatgagcagatacattCTTGTCCAAATGGGTGTATCTTATTTAGGAAGCAGCATGAGAAAGACGCTTACTGTCCAAAATGTAAAGCCTCTAGGTTCCTCGAAGTGGACTCTGGTGATGGTCAGCCTAAGAAGCAGCTCACGATTCCCGTGAAAATCCTACGCTACCTTCCTTTCATTCCGAGGATTCAACGACtattcatgaccgaggaatccGAGCAACAGATGACCTGGCACAAGAAAGGTGTTCGATACAACCCTGACAAGATGGTGCATCCATCCGATGGTGAGTCATGGAAGAATTTTGATAGGATTCATCGTGACAAGGCTAATGAAGCTCGTAATGTACGTATTGCACTTGCAAcagatgggttcaatccttatggGATGGTGGCCGCCTCGTACTCTTGCTGGCATGTGTTTGTTATCCCTCTGAATCTCCCACTAGGGGTCCTATTTCAACGACAGTCCATATTCGTGTCATTGATTATTCCAGAGCACCcggggaataaaatgagtgtttaCATGGAGCCTCTGATTGATGATTTGGTCAAGGCATGGGACGAAGGGGTGTGGACCTATGACCGAGCAACAAAGACAAATTTTAgaatgtatgtttggtaccaATTCTCTCTGCATGACTTACCCGCGTATGGCATATTCTGCGGCTGGTGTACTCAAGGGAAGTTCCCATGTCCAACATGCAAGGCAGCTCTGCAGTTCATCTGGTTGAGGAAGGGGGGTAAGTATTCATCGtttgacaaacatcgacaattcctcccCGCTGACCATCCTTTTAGACAAGACGTTAAGAGCTTCATGAAAGGTGTAAAAGTTATAGAAATTGCACCGCTGATCATGACGGGTGCTGCGATTCATGCTCAGATAGACGCTCTCCGAGTCAACGATGGCGGTGGTTTTGTTGGGTACGGCGAGGAACATGCTTGGACTCAGAAGTCTGGGCTGTGGAGGCTCccttatattgatgatattctgcttCCACACAACATTAATGTGATGCATACTGAAAAGAATTGGGGGGAGGCACTTTTTGGAACAGTCATGGACATTTCTGATAAGACGAAGGACAACGTAAAGGCAAGAGTGGATCTGGCAAAGTTGTGCGATAGACCAAGATACGAAATGAGGACTCCTGGACTCGGGAGGAAATGGAAGAAGACACAGGCCGACTTCGTCCTCACGAGGGCCCAGAAGAAAGAAGCACTAGAGTGGATCCAAAAGTTACAATTTCCCGATGGATATGCAGCGAATCTTAGGAGGGGTGTGAACTTGactactatgcgaatcaacgggctaaagagtcatgactaccatatatggattgagcggcttcttccggtgatggttcgaggctacTTACCTAATAATGTATGGCTCGTGCTTGCAGAGTTGAGCAATTTTTTCCGtcagctttgtgctaaggagttatctcgggCTGTTATTGCGGACATGGAAAAAATGGCTCCCGTGTTGCTCTGtaagttggagaagatctttccacCAGCCTTCTTCAATCCAATGCAGCATTTGCTTCTGCATCTGCCTTATGAGGCAAGAATGGGAGGGCCTGTGCAGTTCCGTTGGTGCTATCCAGTTGAAAGATGCCAGAAGGTTCTTCGAACGAAATGTAAGAATAAATGCAAATTTGAGGCTTCGATTGCTGaggcatatattttggaggaggtgtcaaacttcacgACTAAATACTATGGTGAGAAGCTTCCcagcgtgcataatccacctCCTCGTTACAATGCTGGAGATAATGAATCGAGTCTCAGCATTTTCCGAgggcaacttggaagtgcaagtgatgcGAGGTACAAGACCCTGAACCATGAAGAGTGGCGCCGTATCATGCTTTATTTGTTGACCAACCTTTCTGAGGTGGAGCCGCACATAGGGTAAGTTCTCATTTAATGTGTTCACGATGTTCCACGATTCAGCATCTCATTTAACATCTTCTTGCTTTTGCACTAAGCAGCATCCAACCCCTTGATCATATTTCACACAGGCAATTTCTTCGTCAATTCTGGCGTCGCTCAAGGTCTCCGACCCAGAACGAATCGGATTCTCTTCTTAAAAATGGCACCGGAAATTCTCAGCCCGATTTCATTTATTGGTTGCAACAAAAGGTAAACTCCGATTCACAGGATCTTTGCTGTAGCTATAGGTTCAAGTCATTTAACGTTTCGAACAATATGATGAACTTTGTCCCTTTCGCTTTCAGGGGCAAACCGATTCGTCCATGAGTGCCGAGTTGAGACAAGTGGCTGATGGATTTAGCTATAGGGTTAAGTCATTTAATGTTTATGAcgtgaatggatatcgctttcacACAACAGGATACGAGCAAAGTCGGCCTAATCGAAAAACCACTAATACTGGAGTCTTTACGCTAGGCCAAGATGGGGTCGAGTATTATGGAAGACTTGAAGAAATATATGAACTCAAGTTTAAAGGTTCCGTACCACTGACTCCCGTTattttcaaatgccattggtttgatcctacaTTAACCAGGCAGACCCCAAATGTtggcctagtcgaaattcgTCAGGATTCAAAGTTACCAGGCGACGATGTCTACATTGTGGCTCAACAGGccacacaagtttattatctctcatatccaTGCCAAACCGACAAACGTCTTcagggttgggatgttgtgtataagGTATCGCCACACGGCAAACTTCCTGTCCCAAACAATGAAGACTACAACAATGGCagagagttctttcaagaaaaAGGACTAGAAGGGAGTTCCGAGATAGACTTAAGTGACGTGATGGGAATGGAAGTGGACAATGAAATGATTGCTGACGAGGAAGTTGGAGACGAggttgaaaatgctcatgacttAGAATTACTCGAGCGGTTGCGTTTGGGCAGAGACAGTGAAGATGACATTCCTCCTTCGAATAATGCGGATTACGTCGAGGAGCctaatagtgatgatgaggattatgatccagctaatcccgatcaTGATGACTATTTCTAGTACATGTATGAACTGAATTATTTAAttctatgtatatatattattttattttgcttAATTTGCTATGAACCGAATTGTTTAATTCTATGAACTGATTTTGCATATTTGTAGATATATTTATTCATTGCAGGTTATTAATTCTATAATTTGTTGAGTACATATTGTTCATTTTTGCTGATTCGTTTACAATTATTCATTACAGGTTATTGATTCGAAATGCCAGGCGGGGGCAAGATTGGTTTCCTGAGCGCCTTGTACAGGAGTAGTGGTGGAGAGCAAGAGGCTCCTGAGGGGTCCAGTGCAGCAGGGGGGTCCAATGCCTCAGAGGGGTCCAGGAGGCGTTGGGGACGAGGGCCAAGGAGAACGAGAGGAGGTAAGACAGGTGGTGGAGGCCAGGGGAGGatgagaaggagcaggagggagAGGACACCTCCAGAtttgacgacgacggcggcggcggaggaggaggaggacgaggaggaggagcgggagcaggaggagcaggaggagccgagacaggaggaggaccaggaggaggaggaggaggcagcaggagATACGAGGGCGGTGTGGTTGCGAGGACCGTCGCAATTGCCGCAGCGGCCGATACCTCTTGCGAGACGCCCGATGATTCGACCGGTACCGGACAGGTAATACTTTATGTTATGCACAATggcatttatttttcaattcatATGTTCAAAATGACAAGACACTAATACTTTTTGTTATACACTTTTATAGGTATTGGATGCGCGTGCAGGCGGGTGCCCACAAAAGGAAGCCCAACGGCATCCTGGGAACCCTATACTTGGAGCTCTTCCCTGGGCTGGTGATGCATGCCGGGATCCTGGAGCCGGCatacacgtgggaccactacatcgccGTCCCAGATGCAGAAGATCGGGAAGGGAGATCCTTCGGCAACAAGGCGAGATGGGTGGTGGGAGAATTCTGGGTAAGTCGTCGCACTATATTGGTGAATAGTTACCATATATTTGAAACTCTTTGAATATTGACTGCAATTATCGAGTctatatgcaggatttctacaggtgcgagCCAGGATATGAGGCCATAGCGGCTCAGGTGGCTGACACAGCATGTCGCAAACTagtgaaggacatgcactacgaggcACGTGTTCAGGCCGTAATTACCTACTGCGCCGATGTGGAAAAAGGGAAGGTCGGCAAGGACGTAGCAAGAAATATGTTCCTCACGCGGGAACAATACTTGAGGGTAAATGATGAAATCACTACTCATTTCTTTTGAATTTCATTTTCGAAAATGTCATCCACTTTACTTCCATTACGTGTAGGTGCCTCCGAACTGGTGCGCCGGAAAGGGTGCGTGCTGGGAAATGATGCTGGACAGGTGGCTTAGCGAGGAGTGGATTCAGCGGCACAACTTATGCCGGGAGCGCCGCTTGTTGATGCAAGGTGCACCACACCATCAAGGCAGCCGAGGCCTTCCCGAGTACAGGGATGTTTGGGTAAGTCATTACACTTTTTGGTACTTTCAAACTCTAAATTCTGCATTCTCACTAATCATTGTATTCTTTCGCTTTGCTTGCAGTCGGAGTCACATGAAGACCAGGAATGCAACGACTTCCAGGCATACTGTATGGCGCACAAGGGCAGGGCGACGTCCGACGTCTCCTACAACCCGAGCGTCCACACGCGCATCACTGAGTACACGGAGATGGGAAAGGCGCTCCATGGGGACACATGGGATCCGGCCACCCAGCCCCTTTctggagaagccatcatgagggcaggaggagggaagaagcacgGCCGTTACTGGATCGCCAACAGCCTTGTCGACACAGCCAGTACGCCGACTCTCTCCCAGCTTCGGGCAAGGACCACTGACTCGACCCCGCCAATACGCCCACggcctgagacttcagtggccagCGTGCGTGCAATCCAGGTTATTTCTGCTCCATTTGTCGTTCGTTGCTTTTAGTTATCTTTTGTTTACATTGTAACATTTGGGTGAAATCTTATAGGCCCGGATGGACGAAGAGACGAAGAGGCGGGAGGAGATCGAGgcgaggctggaggaggagcggacgctAAGGCAGGAGCAAGAGCGCAGGTGGTAGGAAGAGCGGATGCAAGAGCGGCAGAGGATGGAGCAGGCGCTTCTTGCTGAGTGAGAGGCCGCGCAACAACAGATGCAGACCATGTTCTCATACCTCCAAGGCCTTGGCGCGACAATCAACTATCAACCGCCGCCAACGATGCcctggcctccaccaccgctgccaCCGCTAGGCCTTCCTTCTATCTTTCCTCCATCTGGCGCTACAGGCACTCCTGTGAGTATGATATATAGATTTACTTTGCTTGCACATACATATTCAAATTTTGAGATACTTTATGTCAATATATCATGTGCTATATCTGAAAGAACATCTAGACTCACTTAGTGGTTGGTTGATTAATGACATATGCTTTAATAAGAATGATTAGAAGGTATCACAGCTGATATATACATGAGCTAAGTCAAGGATATGAAAGTTGAAAAGCGGCTATTCATTTCATATTTTATCTTTTCAAATTGAGTTTAGGAATgtcatactatcaagagggacatgAACTCTTACAATTTTCTCAAGATGTAATCATATGTccttttttttgcagaatcaatcgATTGGGGGGCAAATGAGCCTCCGGACGAGAACtcaccggcaccggcggcaTCGCAGTGGCCACCTAGCTAATTTAGAGTTTTTCATGGTATTTGTTCTACAGACTTGTGCTTGTTGGactagacttgtttaatttgttggacttgtgcttgttgAACGTTAAAATTATGGCATCGATGTTGGACTTGTGCTATTTGTGATATTCGTGCGATGTAGCGTGAGATATTTGTGTTATTATGTGATATTTGTGATGGACGTGCCTTATATATGCTGTATTAAATGTCTGGAATGT comes from Panicum virgatum strain AP13 chromosome 4K, P.virgatum_v5, whole genome shotgun sequence and encodes:
- the LOC120704989 gene encoding uncharacterized protein LOC120704989 encodes the protein MGKALHGDTWDPATQPLSGEAIMRAGGGKKHGRYWIANSLVDTASTPTLSQLRARTTDSTPPIRPRPETSVASVRAIQARMDEETKRREEIEARLEEERTLRQEQERRW
- the LOC120704955 gene encoding uncharacterized protein LOC120704955; this encodes MHAGILEPAYTWDHYIAVPDAEDREGRSFGNKARWVVGEFWDFYRCEPGYEAIAAQVADTACRKLVKDMHYEARVQAVITYCADVEKGKVGKDVARNMFLTREQYLRVNDEITTHFF